A DNA window from Jaculus jaculus isolate mJacJac1 chromosome 1, mJacJac1.mat.Y.cur, whole genome shotgun sequence contains the following coding sequences:
- the LOC101606566 gene encoding N-acyl-aromatic-L-amino acid amidohydrolase (carboxylate-forming) → MCALPTPWEPLRRVAVTGGTHGNELGGVYLVRHWLQAPGELQRPSFSATPILANPAATAVCRRYVDQDLNRTFTNTFLTSKATPDDPYEVTRAQELNQQLGPKGSDQAFDFILDLHNTTANMGTSFILEATRNLFPEATFSMHLCRYLQLQSPELTYSILEYQAPGETNGLPSVAKNGICLEMGPQPQGVLRADIFSRMRALVASTLDFIELFNRGTAFPAFDVEVYRILDSVDFPRTEDGHLAGTVHPQLQDRDFEPLLPGAPIFKLFNGKDVLYDGDSTVYPVFINEAAYYEKSVAFLKSRKLTVSVPALPALTAAPTLAP, encoded by the exons ATGTGCGCACTGCCCACACCCTGGGAGCCCCTGCGCCGTGTGGCCGTGACTGGAGGAACCCATGGCAATGAGCTAGGTGGCGTCTATCTGGTCCGCCACTGGCTGCAGGCCCCCGGGGAGCTTCAGAGACCTAGCTTCTCTGCCACCCCAATCTTGGCCAACCCAGCGGCCACAGCTGTCTGCCGACGTTATGTGGACCAAGACCTCAACCGCACCTTCACCAACACCTTCCTCAC TTCCAAGGCCACTCCTGATGACCCATATGAGGTGACAAGAGCCCAAGAGCTGAACCAACAGTTAGGTCCCAAAGGTTCAGACCAGGCTTTCGACTTTATCCTTGACCTGCATAACACCACAGCCAACATGGGCACCAGCTTCATCTTGGAAGCCACTCGAAATCTCTTCCCAGAAGCCACCTTTAGCATGCACCTGTGCCGCTACCTTCAG CTGCAGAGCCCTGAGCTGACCTACAGCATCCTGGAGTACCAGGCACCCGGGGAGACCAACGGCTTGCCATCTGTGGCCAAGAATGGAATCT GTTTGGAGATGGGCCCCCAGCCTCAAGGCGTGCTGCGGGCTGACATCTTCTCCCGGATGAGAGCTCTGGTGGCCTCCACTCTGGATTTCATTGAGCTCTTCAACAGAG GCACGGCCTTTCCTGCCTTTGACGTGGAGGTCTACAGGATACTGGACTCTGTTGACTTCCCACGCACCGAGGACGGACACCTGGCCGGAACTGTGCACCCGCAGCTGCAG GACCGAGACTTTGAGCCACTGCTGCCTGGTGCTCCTATTTTCAAGTTGTTCAACGGTAAGGATGTGCTGTACGATGGCGACTCCACAGTATACCCGGTCTTCATCAACGAGGCTGCCTACTACGAGAAGTCTGTGGCCTTCTTGAAGTCTCGGAAGCTTACAGTCTCTGTGCCCGCCCTGCCAGCACTGACTGCCGCCCCCACTCTGGCTCCCTGA
- the Tbx10 gene encoding T-box transcription factor TBX10, with translation MQQAEQDEPRALLSHGLIPSSPAGPSISLRPRLPCHLPVSSSKMRRCEGNGGARDQLAAFLSTSLGMLTPTEAHSLPMTNSSWEPRLGTSFPTDQCASSAEDQAVARPPGEGPKNPRVSGVMVQLEMKPLWEEFNQLGTEMIVTKAGRRMFPTFQVKILGMDTLADYALLMDFIPLDDKRYRYAFHSSAWLVAGKADPATPGRVHFHPDSPAKGAQWMRQIVSFDKLKLTNNLLDDNGHIILNSMHRYQPRFHVVFVDPRKDSARYAQENFKSFIFTETQFTAVTAYQNHRITQLKIASNPFAKGFRESDPDSWPVTQQPLLGIPSRSRGSLGPCLLKGSAEREKDSSRTSVSTTRIPARPHHQLLPPHESLLAPTTYRPLPYQGLYPGAPSPLRIPRARQAPYPLPNSRADGDQGDLTLPTGLGLLSSTAGCLGLGQDSL, from the exons ATGCAGCAGGCAGAGCAGGACGAGCCCAGAGCTCTGCTCTCCCACGGCCTCATTCCCTCCAGCCCGGCCGGCCCATCCATCTCCCTGCGGCCACGGCTGCCATGCCACCTCCCGGTATCGAGCAGCAAGATGAGAAGGTGTGAAGGAAACGGGGGCGCCAGGGACCAGCTGGCAG CCTTCTTGTCCACCAGCCTTGGGATGCTCACACCCACAGAGGCCCATTCCCTGCCCATGACCAACTCCAGTTGGGAGCCTCGGCTGGGGACATCGTTCCCAACAGACCAGTGTGCCAGCTCCGCCGAGGACCAAGCTGTGGCCAGGCCTCCTGGGGAGGGCCCCAAGAACCCGCGTGTGTCCGGCGTAATGGTTCAGCTGGAGATGAAGCCCTTGTGGGAGGAATTCAACCAGCTGGGCACCGAGATGATTGTCACCAAAGCGGGCAG GCGGATGTTCCCCACTTTTCAGGTGAAAATCCTGGGCATGGACACGCTGGCGGACTATGCTTTGCTCATGGACTTCATCCCGCTGGACGACAAGAGatacag gtATGCCTTCCACAGCTCTGCCTGGTTGGTGGCGGGTAAGGCTGACCCCGCCACCCCTGGCAGGGTACACTTCCACCCTGACTCGCCGGCCAAGGGTGCCCAGTGGATGCGTCAGATCGTGTCCTTCGACAAACTCAAGCTGACCAACAACCTGCTGGATGACAATGGCCAC ATCATCCTCAACTCCATGCACCGCTACCAGCCACGTTTCCACGTGGTCTTTGTGGACCCTCGCAAGGACAGTGCCCGCTACGCCCAGGAGAATTTCAAGTCCTTCATCTTCACGGAGACCCAATTCACAGCTGTAACAGCCTATCAAAACCACCGG ATCACCCAGCTGAAAATCGCCAGCAACCCCTTTGCCAAAGGCTTTAGAGAGAGTGACCCAGACTCCTG GCCTGTGACCCAGCAGCCACTGCTTGGCATCCCATCCCGGAGTCGTGGTAGCCTTGGTCCTTGCCTGCTGAAGGGCTctgcagagagggagaagg ACTCCAGCAGAACTTCAGTCTCCACCACCAGGATCCCTGCCAGACCACATCATCAGCTCCTGCCCCCACATGAGTCTCTGCTGGCCCCCACCACCTACAGGCCCCTCCCTTACCAGGGCCTGTACCCTGGAGCCCCAAGCCCCCTCAGAATTCCAAGAGCTCGACAGGCACCATACCCCCTTCCCAACAGCCGGGCAGATGGGGACCAGGGAGACCTAACCCTCCCAACTGGGTTGGGGCTCCTGTCCTCCACTGCTGGGTGCCTGGGGCTTGGCCAAGACTCTCTGTGA
- the Nudt8 gene encoding nucleoside diphosphate-linked moiety X motif 8 → MLTDCLSAEGERRCRRLLAGTTARLRARPAAAAVLVPLCLVRGAPALLYTLRSSRLAGRHKGDVSFPGGKCDPADQDVIHTALRETQEELGLEVPEEQVWGVLKPVYDKGKAIIIPVLASVGPLDPQNLRPNPQEVDEVFVLPLTHLLQAQNQGYTHFCQGGHFQYTLPVFLHGPHRVWGLTAVITEFTLQLLAPGAYQPRLFFPQLAGG, encoded by the exons ATGCTGACCGACTGCCTGTCCGCGGAGGGCGAGCGGCGCTGCCGGCGGCTGCTGGCGGGGACCACGGCCCGGCTCCGCGCGCGGCCCGCGGCGGCCGCGGTGCTCGTGCCGCTGTGCCTGGTGCGCGGGGCCCCGGCGCTGCTGTACACGCTGCGCTCCAGCCGCCTGGCTGGCAGGCACAAGGGGGACGTCAG TTTCCCAGGCGGTAAGTGTGATCCAGCTGACCAGGATGTGATACACACAGCCCTGCGGGAGACTCAGGAGGAGCTGGGCCTGGAAGTACCCGAGGAGCAGGTCTGGGGTGTCCTGAAGCCTGTGTATGACAAG GGAAAAGCCATCATAATACCGGTGCTTGCCAGCGTGGGCCCACTGGATCCACAGAACCTCAGGCCTAATCCCCAAGAG GTGGATGAGGTGTTTGTGCTGCCCCTGACACACCTGCTACAGGCACAGAATCAGGGCTATACCCACTTCTGCCAAGGTGGCCACTTCCAATACACACTGCCCGTCTTCCTGCATGGGCCACACCGTGTCTGGGGGCTCACGGCTGTCATCACCGAGTTCACCCTTCAGCTGCTGGCCCCTGGTGCTTACCAGCCTCGCCTATTCTTCCCCCAGCTGGCCGGTGGCTGA
- the LOC123455545 gene encoding double C2-like domain-containing protein gamma produces MEGTGPARTRQRVSMQEHMAIDVSPGPIRPIRLISDYFPHFYPFLEPVLRPPDRHAAASPAIRSAPQPQPNPEPEGDSDDSTALGTLEFTLLFDADNSALHCTAHCAKGLKPLASGSLDTYVKANLLPGANKASQLRTRTVRGSCGPVWEETLTYHGFTRQDAGRKTLRLCVCEDPRLRRRKHAPPLGELRVPLRKLVPNRARSFDVCLEKRRLTKRPKSLDTARGMSLYEEEVEVEGMAGEERGRILLSLCYSSQRGGLLVGVLRCAHLAPMDANGYSDPFVRLFLHPSLGKKSKYKTSVRRKTLNPEFNEEFFYAGPREELAQKALLVSVWDYDLGTADDFIGGVQLSGQASGERLRHWRECLGQSDRRLELWHPLDGVLPQLGNQPA; encoded by the exons ATGGAGGGCACCGGGCCGGCGCGCACGCGGCAGCGGGTGAGCATGCAGGAACACATGGCCATCGACGTGAGCCCGGGTCCCATCCGGCCCATCCGCCTCATTTCGGACTACTTTCCGCACTTCTACCCCTTCCTGGAGCCAGTGCTGCGCCCCCCAGACCGGCACGCTGCGGCCAGCCCCGCCATCCGCTCTGCTCCCCAGCCACAGCCCAACCCAGAGCCAGAGGGGGACTCAGACGACAGCA CTGCCCTGGGCACCCTGGAGTTCACGCTTCTCTTTGATGCAGACAACAGCGCCCTGCACTGCACGGCCCATTGTGCCAAG ggtctcaagccactggcCTCAGGATCCTTGGACACGTATGTTAAGGCCAACTTACTGCCAGGAGCCAACAAG GCCAGCCAGCTTCGGACACGCACGGTTCGGGGCTCATGTGGGCCTGTTTGGGAGGAAACGCTCACCTATCATGGCTTCACGCGTCAGGATGCTGGGCGCAAGACCCTGCG gctgtgtgtgtgtgaagacccACGGTTACGGCGCAGGAAGCATGCACCCCCACTGGGTGAGCTGAGGGTACCCCTGAGGAAGCTGGTGCCCAACCGAGCCAGGAGTTTTGACGTCTGTCTGGAGAAGCGGAGGCTG ACCAAGAGGCCCAAGAGCCTGGACACAGCCCGTGGCATGTCCCTGTATGAAGAG gaggtggaggtggaggggatGGCTGGAGAGGAACGCGGGCGCATCCTGCTGTCCCTGTGCTACAGCTCCCAGCGCGGCGGCCTGCTGGTGGGCGTGCTGCGCTGCGCACACCTGGCCCCCATGGATGCCAACGGCTACTCCGACCCCTTTGTCCGCCT TTTCCTGCACCCAAGTTTAGGGAAGAAATCCAAATACAAGACCAGTGTTCGGAGGAAGACACTGAACCCTGAGTTCAATGAG GAATTCTTCTACGCAGGCCCTCGGGAGGAACTGGCCCAGAAGGCGCTGCTGGTGTCTGTGTGGGACTACGACCTGGGCACAGCTGACGACTTCATCG GTGGGGTGCAACTGAGTGGCCAGGCCAGTGGAGAACGCCTGCGTCACTGGCGTGAGTGCCTGGGCCAAAGTGACCGCCGGCTGGAGCTGTGGCACCCGCTGGACGGCGTGCTCCCCCAGCTTGGCAACCAACCAGCATAG
- the LOC123462782 gene encoding NADH dehydrogenase [ubiquinone] flavoprotein 1, mitochondrial — MLAARRLLGGSLPARVSVRFSGDTTAPKKTSFGSLKDEDRIFTNLYGRHDWRLKGAQSRGDWYKTKEILLKGPEWILGEIKTSGLRGRGGAGFPTGLKWSFMNKPSDGRPKYLVVNADEGEPGTCKDREIMRHDPHKLVEGCLVGGRAMGARAAYIYIRGEFYNEASNLQVAIREAYEAGLIGKNACGSGYDFDVFVVRGAGAYICGEETALIESIEGKQGKPRLKPPFPADVGVFGCPTTVANVETVAVSPTICRRGGSWFAGFGRERNSGTKLFNISGHVNHPCTVEEEMSVPLKELIEKHAGGVTGGWDNLLAVIPGGSSTPLIPKSVCETVLMDFDALIQAQTGLGTAAVIVMDRSTDIVKAIARLIEFYKHESCGQCTPCREGVDWMNKVMARFVKGDARPAEIDSLWEISKQIEGHTICALGDGAAWPVQGLIRHFRPELEDRMQRFAQQHQSWQAAS, encoded by the exons ATGCTGGCGGCACGGCGGCTTCTCGGCGGGTCGCTCCCCGCTCGTGTATCAGTGCGTTTCAGCGGCGACACG ACAGCACCTAAGAAAACCTCATTTGGTTCGCTGAAGGATGAAGACCGGATCTTCACCAACTTGTATGGCCGCCATGACTGGAG GCTGAAAGGTGCTCAGAGTCGAGGTGACTGGTACAAGACAAAGGAGATTCTGCTGAAGGGCCCTGAGTGGATCCTGGGTGAAATCAAGACGTCGGGCCTGCGGGGCCGTGGGGGTGCTGGCTTCCCCACTGGCCTCAAATGGAGCTTCATGAATAAGCCCTCGGATGGCAG GCCCAAGTATCTAGTGGTGAATGCTGATGAAGGGGAGCCGGGCACCTGTAAGGACCGGGAAATTATGCGCCATGATCCTCACAAGCTGGTAGAAGGCTGCTTAGTAGGGGGCCGGGCTATGGGTGCCCGGGCTGCCTACATCTACATCCGCGGGGAATTCTACAATGAGGCCTCCAATCTGCAG GTGGCCATCCGAGAAGCCTATGAAGCAGGTCTGATCGGCAAGAATGCCTGTGGCTCTGGCTATGACTTTGATGTGTTTGTGGTCCGTGGAGCTGGAGCCTACATCTGTGGAGAGGAGACCGCACTCATTGAGTCCATTGAGGGCAAACAGGGCAAGCCACGCCTGAAGCCACCCTTCCCCGCAGAtgtgg GAGTGTTTGGATGCCCCACAACTGTGGCCAATGTGGAGACAGTAGCTGTGTCTCCCACCATCTGCCGTCGTGGAGGTTCTTGGTTTGCTGGCTTTGGCCGAGAACGTAATTCTGGTACCAAACTGTTCAACATCTCCGGCCATGTCAACCACCCTTGCACCGTTGAGGAGGAGATGTCTGTGCCTCTGAAGGAGCTGATTGAGAAGCATGCCG GAGGTGTCACAGGTGGATGGGACAACCTCCTTGCTGTGATCCCTGGTGGCTCATCCACCCCACTGATCCCCAAGTCTGTGTGTGAGACGGTGCTGATGGACTTTGATGCACTGATACAGGCCCAGACAGGCCTGGGCACAGCTGCGGTGATCGTCATGGACCGCTCG ACGGACATCGTGAAAGCCATAGCCCGCCTCATTGAATTCTATAAGCACGAGAGCTGTGGGCAGTGCACCCCATGCCGTGAAG GTGTGGACTGGATGAACAAGGTAATGGCTCGCTTCGTGAAGGGGGATGCCCGGCCAGCTGAGATCGACTCCTTGTGGGAGATCAGCAAGCAGATAGAAGGCCACACCATTTGTGCGCTGGGTGATGGGGCTGCCTGGCCAGTGCAG GGTCTGATTCGCCACTTCCGGCCAGAGCTGGAGGATAGGATGCAGAGGTTTGCCCAGCAGCACCAATCCTGGCAGGCAGCCTCTTGA